One Sphingobium sp. Z007 genomic region harbors:
- a CDS encoding TraV family lipoprotein, translated as MKSHIPVMTRACRASLLALPLVALSACATVGSMMSPYSEKFSCKNSDHGQCIHPDQAYADAVAGRASKSDPAVTNDRKLLALDAKGRARVTGRRDSRAGAPPAPATASSPRNVGTLIEGPGSPMLRPSRTIRTLILPYADMQRPDRLYMARYVYSIMDRPAWVVGDYLVEPGGRTPAPPVLRTTREPAPNAMAAPTGEATPLAVEPENRP; from the coding sequence ATGAAAAGTCACATTCCCGTCATGACGCGAGCTTGCCGCGCGTCTCTGCTCGCGCTCCCCCTCGTTGCGCTTTCGGCCTGCGCGACGGTCGGCTCTATGATGTCGCCCTATAGCGAGAAATTCTCCTGCAAGAATAGCGACCATGGCCAGTGCATCCATCCTGACCAGGCCTATGCAGACGCGGTTGCGGGCCGTGCCTCCAAATCCGATCCCGCCGTCACCAACGATCGCAAGCTGCTTGCCCTGGATGCGAAGGGGCGAGCGCGGGTGACGGGCAGGCGCGATAGCAGAGCCGGAGCGCCTCCAGCTCCTGCGACGGCATCGAGCCCGCGCAATGTCGGCACGCTGATCGAGGGACCTGGCTCACCGATGCTGCGCCCCTCGCGCACGATCCGTACATTGATCCTGCCCTATGCCGACATGCAGCGGCCAGACCGCCTCTACATGGCGCGGTATGTCTATTCGATCATGGATCGGCCGGCCTGGGTCGTGGGCGACTATCTGGTGGAACCTGGCGGGCGAACGCCCGCGCCGCCGGTGCTGCGCACGACACGCGAGCCCGCGCCAAACGCCATGGCCGCGCCGACCGGGGAAGCCACTCCGCTGGCCGTCGAGCCGGAGAACCGGCCATGA
- a CDS encoding TraB/VirB10 family protein, translating to MNGEMNKDPAEGPESLSPYQAHLAAQNARDGDTAMRRSATALPDWKALWGRMSAKQKLRARRLLVGVAVGALGIGLYVASGGEEEVKLANPASSLNMGAGLRGDSLEVKLRGDLKKVLDGQQLLGDRVSAIEEGKVVPGSRAGDSKTPGGIDGDLPPALPDSVPALPYPPETGDVSADADKLPVPPTGPVAPPAPPAPPVEKTVGAIGTATGQVMAQGAMDASASSKKKNRTIYLPPGFMKARLLTGIDALASRDATSNPEPIIARVQAPAVLPNEVKANLAGCFVVGNATGSLAKERVEVQLVSLSCVDFDEHSIVDQPVKGFFVDTDGKKGLSGKVVTRAGATLARAFIAGTISGISQSVESTFGNTSTSALGTVRTLDAGDAAKTGIAGGLSKSSDKLTDFYLDLARQAGPIVEVGAAKDVVVVIQEGATLEIKPGAGGKF from the coding sequence ATGAACGGCGAAATGAACAAAGACCCGGCAGAGGGGCCGGAAAGCTTGTCGCCCTACCAGGCGCATCTTGCCGCGCAGAATGCGCGGGACGGAGATACGGCCATGCGCCGTTCTGCAACGGCCTTGCCTGACTGGAAGGCGCTGTGGGGCAGGATGTCGGCGAAGCAGAAATTGCGCGCGCGCCGGCTCCTGGTCGGCGTGGCGGTCGGTGCGCTGGGGATCGGTCTTTATGTCGCTTCGGGCGGCGAGGAGGAGGTCAAGCTCGCCAATCCGGCATCCTCGCTGAACATGGGTGCCGGGCTGCGCGGCGACAGTCTCGAGGTGAAGCTGCGGGGCGACCTGAAGAAGGTCCTCGATGGCCAGCAGCTCCTGGGCGACAGGGTCAGCGCGATCGAGGAAGGCAAGGTCGTTCCAGGGTCTCGCGCCGGGGACAGCAAGACACCGGGAGGTATCGACGGGGATCTGCCTCCTGCCCTGCCGGACAGCGTACCCGCTCTTCCCTATCCGCCGGAAACCGGCGACGTCAGCGCGGATGCCGACAAGCTGCCGGTGCCGCCCACCGGGCCGGTTGCGCCGCCTGCTCCGCCCGCCCCGCCGGTGGAAAAGACAGTCGGTGCGATCGGGACAGCGACCGGTCAGGTGATGGCCCAGGGCGCGATGGATGCTTCAGCCTCGTCCAAAAAAAAGAATCGGACGATCTATTTACCGCCTGGTTTCATGAAGGCGCGACTGCTGACCGGGATCGACGCCCTGGCGAGCCGGGACGCGACCAGTAATCCCGAACCCATCATCGCCCGGGTGCAGGCGCCCGCCGTCCTGCCCAATGAGGTGAAGGCCAATCTTGCGGGCTGCTTCGTCGTTGGAAACGCGACAGGAAGCCTCGCGAAAGAACGGGTCGAGGTGCAACTCGTCTCCTTGTCCTGTGTCGACTTCGACGAACATTCCATCGTCGATCAGCCGGTCAAGGGCTTCTTCGTCGATACCGATGGCAAGAAGGGCCTGTCCGGCAAGGTGGTGACGCGGGCTGGGGCAACGCTGGCCCGCGCCTTCATCGCGGGCACTATCAGCGGCATCTCGCAATCGGTTGAAAGCACTTTCGGCAATACCTCGACCTCGGCACTGGGCACCGTGCGCACCCTCGACGCTGGCGATGCCGCCAAGACCGGGATTGCCGGTGGCCTATCGAAATCCTCGGACAAGCTCACCGATTTCTATCTCGATCTCGCCCGTCAGGCAGGCCCCATCGTCGAGGTGGGCGCCGCCAAGGATGTGGTCGTGGTGATCCAGGAGGGCGCCACTCTCGAGATCAAACCTGGCGCAGGAGGGAAATTCTGA
- a CDS encoding type-F conjugative transfer system secretin TraK, whose translation MPKLADREMPMRRALTLSLLLAAVPATAQTIHALPDQTSHIRLSNRDINHVVCEGGEIEDIKFSAEKGLAVEKGGPDAWIKFLAREIDDAGQVTRTYVTQPSEFFVHCNGATYPLYAEPAEIPAQTVVLMPGARQRAQANNELMAALADEDRAVSITLSLLDDRIPASFSEVAPSGGTVGIPAAPGVSITERRRIAIEGAGLSASEFHLQAAAPVTLDERLLVDPILGERIFSVTLDRVRLATGETARLVVVRRGAGQ comes from the coding sequence ATGCCGAAACTCGCTGACCGCGAGATGCCGATGCGCCGCGCCCTGACGCTTTCCCTGCTGCTTGCGGCGGTGCCCGCAACGGCGCAGACGATCCATGCGCTTCCTGATCAGACCAGCCATATTCGCCTGTCCAACCGCGACATCAATCATGTCGTGTGCGAGGGCGGCGAGATCGAGGACATCAAATTCTCCGCCGAGAAGGGCCTTGCCGTGGAAAAGGGCGGCCCTGACGCCTGGATCAAGTTCCTCGCCCGTGAGATCGACGATGCCGGTCAGGTGACGCGCACTTATGTGACGCAGCCTTCGGAATTCTTCGTGCACTGCAACGGGGCCACCTATCCGCTCTATGCCGAACCTGCAGAGATTCCCGCGCAGACGGTGGTGCTGATGCCCGGCGCGCGTCAGCGCGCGCAGGCGAACAATGAATTGATGGCGGCGCTGGCCGACGAGGATCGCGCCGTCTCGATCACCCTGTCCCTGCTCGATGATCGCATCCCTGCTTCTTTCAGCGAGGTCGCGCCGTCCGGCGGCACGGTCGGCATTCCGGCCGCGCCGGGCGTGTCGATCACAGAGCGGCGGCGTATAGCGATCGAAGGCGCCGGGCTGTCGGCTTCCGAATTTCATCTGCAAGCGGCCGCACCGGTCACGCTCGATGAACGGCTACTGGTCGATCCGATACTTGGGGAGCGCATTTTCTCGGTCACCCTGGATCGGGTTCGCCTCGCCACAGGTGAAACGGCCCGACTTGTCGTCGTGCGCCGGGGAGCCGGGCAATGA
- a CDS encoding TraE/TraK family type IV conjugative transfer system protein, translated as MGIFKRKEEGADPLLGKPASYGIHRYLQGSANLFEENRLLKVAIAGMFGVTAVLGVVIYTTNQNTRTIIVPFGATGDLHVSGNKPSEAYIVSMTRNVVALSGTWSAYSADRQFQELLGLVHPSAYSAMRESLNVILDELANNPTLSIATYIRGDQPVRWTAHEIVVPIEKVRVIGGVIRKFRGILRIGYGIENGRFWLTRLSEEQFDAETR; from the coding sequence ATGGGCATCTTCAAACGCAAGGAAGAGGGCGCTGACCCGTTGCTGGGTAAGCCGGCAAGCTATGGCATCCATCGCTATCTGCAGGGCTCGGCGAACCTTTTCGAGGAGAACCGACTGCTCAAGGTCGCGATCGCCGGCATGTTCGGTGTTACCGCGGTCCTGGGCGTGGTGATCTACACGACGAACCAGAATACCCGCACCATCATCGTGCCGTTCGGTGCCACAGGCGATCTTCATGTCTCCGGGAACAAGCCGTCCGAGGCCTATATCGTCTCGATGACGCGCAACGTCGTCGCACTGTCGGGAACATGGTCGGCCTATTCGGCGGACCGGCAGTTCCAGGAGCTGCTCGGCCTCGTCCACCCGTCCGCTTATAGCGCCATGCGCGAAAGCCTGAACGTCATACTCGACGAACTGGCGAACAACCCCACGCTGTCGATCGCCACCTATATCCGGGGCGATCAGCCGGTGCGGTGGACCGCTCATGAAATCGTCGTGCCTATCGAGAAGGTGCGCGTCATCGGCGGCGTGATCCGCAAATTCCGCGGGATATTGCGCATCGGCTACGGCATCGAGAATGGCCGTTTCTGGCTGACGCGCCTTTCAGAGGAGCAGTTCGATGCCGAAACTCGCTGA
- a CDS encoding type IV conjugative transfer system protein TraL: protein MDERLPQYLHRPVQILWFGSDEFLLATSSIFVAAIVGGLVGWALIAALLLFIPWKRTKPRGYLPHLAWRWGLVSFPYYPGPTQTRFFE from the coding sequence ATGGACGAACGCCTTCCGCAATATCTGCATCGGCCGGTCCAGATTCTTTGGTTCGGATCGGACGAGTTCCTGCTCGCGACCTCGAGCATCTTCGTGGCCGCGATCGTAGGCGGACTTGTCGGCTGGGCGCTCATCGCCGCCCTTCTCCTTTTCATCCCGTGGAAGCGGACCAAGCCCAGGGGCTATTTGCCTCATCTCGCCTGGCGCTGGGGCCTTGTATCCTTCCCCTATTATCCGGGTCCCACGCAGACCCGGTTCTTCGAGTAG
- a CDS encoding DsbC family protein — MSPERHEPARSTQGSASLHEAAAEAQVKLQQTFTNLQFEDFGPAPVEGPIYQAMAGGKIVYYAPRSEHLLFATVYDRNGVNLTALAQEQAATRRLKAIDPGKALAIGPVDAPTVIEFTDPDCPYCQALDRFWSAKAVEGKPVRRLIFFVSGIHPTAAAKAEHILCSPDRATAFKAAYSGQTPPVLRQCAAGHDKVAEDAELVAKVGVSGTPTLIADGKLISGFQQAELEAFLDRHAKSAPAKAVSDVQR; from the coding sequence ATGTCGCCAGAAAGGCACGAACCTGCCCGAAGCACACAGGGCTCGGCCTCGCTGCACGAGGCTGCCGCCGAAGCCCAGGTGAAACTGCAGCAGACCTTCACGAACCTGCAGTTCGAGGATTTCGGTCCCGCCCCGGTCGAAGGACCGATCTATCAGGCTATGGCGGGCGGAAAGATCGTCTATTATGCGCCACGGAGCGAACATCTGCTGTTCGCGACGGTCTATGACCGCAACGGCGTCAATCTAACCGCGCTGGCGCAGGAACAGGCTGCAACGCGGCGGCTGAAGGCAATCGATCCTGGCAAAGCGCTGGCGATCGGCCCTGTAGATGCCCCCACCGTCATCGAATTCACCGACCCCGACTGTCCCTATTGCCAGGCGCTGGATCGTTTCTGGAGCGCCAAGGCGGTGGAGGGCAAGCCGGTGAGACGTCTCATCTTCTTCGTAAGCGGCATTCACCCGACCGCAGCGGCGAAGGCGGAACATATCCTCTGCTCGCCCGATCGCGCTACAGCCTTCAAGGCAGCCTATTCCGGTCAGACCCCGCCCGTGCTGCGGCAATGCGCCGCTGGCCATGACAAAGTGGCTGAGGACGCCGAACTGGTCGCCAAGGTCGGCGTCTCGGGGACACCGACGCTGATCGCCGACGGCAAGCTTATTTCAGGCTTCCAGCAGGCTGAACTCGAGGCATTTCTTGACCGGCACGCGAAGTCGGCACCGGCAAAGGCTGTGTCCGATGTGCAGCGCTGA
- a CDS encoding helix-turn-helix domain-containing protein — MTLQSPQAIDGDIFSSIKELSGKLVERWRRRDRISQRSLGKSVGRTERWIRELEGGAGTASLEDHIRCAHALRMTASHLFIFLFAVEHKMAIPDELLLQDDLWDLERDILDVVSRHQATAVARLASRGGAAAIRPA, encoded by the coding sequence ATGACGCTTCAAAGTCCCCAAGCGATCGATGGTGACATATTCTCATCGATCAAGGAGCTTTCCGGAAAGCTCGTCGAACGGTGGCGACGCAGAGACCGAATTTCTCAGCGTAGCCTCGGAAAATCTGTCGGCCGCACTGAACGCTGGATCCGCGAACTCGAGGGCGGGGCCGGCACGGCCTCGCTTGAGGACCATATCCGTTGCGCGCATGCGCTACGGATGACGGCGTCTCACCTGTTTATTTTCCTCTTCGCAGTGGAGCACAAGATGGCGATACCTGACGAACTTCTTCTCCAGGACGACCTGTGGGATCTGGAACGCGACATTCTTGACGTCGTGAGCCGTCATCAGGCAACGGCTGTCGCACGACTCGCTTCAAGGGGCGGGGCTGCTGCCATACGGCCGGCTTGA
- a CDS encoding GntR family transcriptional regulator, producing MSPEPVLAERAYLLLKADIMAGRFASGAILNERALAAEYGVSVSPLRDAAQRLVGEHMLEIAFGGGYRLPTITTDALRDLYRWHGHLVRLVLKANRLDIDFDAKPYVGMQVEGQAVAMAATNLFQAIAQASGDHEHRRALRSATERLHIARLGEVRVLRNLADELQAVGIATISGRGPDRFEVLWAYHRRRIRRVGRIWEAISL from the coding sequence ATGTCTCCCGAACCCGTCCTGGCCGAAAGGGCCTATCTGCTCCTCAAGGCCGATATCATGGCCGGGCGGTTCGCGTCCGGTGCTATCCTCAACGAGAGAGCGCTGGCCGCCGAATATGGCGTATCGGTCTCACCCCTGCGCGACGCGGCGCAGCGTCTCGTCGGCGAGCATATGCTAGAGATTGCTTTTGGCGGTGGCTATCGTTTGCCGACGATAACAACCGATGCCTTGCGCGATCTCTACCGCTGGCATGGTCACCTGGTACGCCTGGTACTCAAGGCAAACCGTCTGGACATTGACTTCGACGCAAAACCCTATGTCGGGATGCAAGTCGAAGGGCAGGCAGTAGCGATGGCGGCAACGAACCTGTTTCAGGCGATCGCACAGGCTTCCGGCGATCATGAACATAGAAGGGCGCTTCGATCGGCGACGGAGCGACTCCACATCGCCCGTCTCGGGGAAGTTCGGGTATTGCGCAACCTTGCGGACGAACTCCAGGCGGTCGGGATCGCGACCATTTCCGGTCGAGGTCCCGACCGTTTTGAGGTTCTTTGGGCCTACCACCGACGACGAATCCGTCGCGTGGGCAGGATATGGGAAGCAATCTCTTTATAA
- a CDS encoding benenodin family lasso peptide — translation MERDNHSDIDLIDLGPAIEQTKGNNGVSIDQAQQKLQSGLSDD, via the coding sequence ATGGAACGCGACAACCATTCGGACATCGACCTGATCGATCTCGGCCCGGCGATCGAGCAGACCAAGGGCAACAACGGCGTGAGCATTGATCAAGCGCAGCAGAAGCTGCAGTCCGGTCTCTCCGACGACTGA
- a CDS encoding IS256 family transposase: MTADKMDLHALVGKSADGDFLRDMIGFAAQRLMELEVSGLTGAAYGEKDAERLAQRNGYRDRDWETRAGTVELRIPKLRKGTYFPGFLEPRRLAEKALTAVIQEAYIQGISTRSVDDLVKAMGMSGISKSQVSRLCEEIDVRVKAFLDRPIEGDWPYLWMDATYIKVRRAGRIVSVAVIIAVGVNSDGRREVLGMAIGHSEAEVFWTDFLRSLARRGLRGVKLVISDAHEGIKASVAKVFSATWQRCRVHFMRNALAHAGKSGRRVVSAFIATAFAQNTPETAKVQWRSVADQLRPTVPKLAALMDSAEEDVLAYMTFPAQHRTKLHSNNPIERLNGEIKRRTDVVGIFPNEEAITRLVGAILLEQNDEWAVQRSRYMTLESVSGLSDNAIITLPAMAA, translated from the coding sequence ATGACCGCTGACAAGATGGACCTGCACGCCCTGGTTGGGAAGAGTGCGGACGGCGATTTTCTGCGCGACATGATCGGCTTTGCCGCGCAGCGGCTGATGGAACTGGAAGTGAGCGGCCTGACAGGCGCTGCCTATGGCGAGAAGGATGCCGAGCGTCTCGCACAGCGTAACGGCTATCGCGACCGGGATTGGGAGACACGCGCCGGCACCGTCGAGCTGCGGATCCCCAAGCTGCGCAAAGGCACGTATTTCCCCGGTTTTCTCGAACCGCGCCGCCTGGCGGAGAAGGCACTGACCGCCGTCATTCAGGAAGCCTATATTCAGGGCATATCGACCCGGTCGGTGGACGATCTGGTCAAAGCCATGGGAATGAGCGGCATTTCGAAGAGTCAGGTCAGCCGGCTGTGCGAGGAGATCGATGTCCGTGTGAAGGCCTTCCTCGATCGCCCGATCGAAGGCGACTGGCCCTACCTCTGGATGGACGCGACCTACATAAAGGTCCGGCGGGCCGGCCGCATCGTCTCGGTCGCCGTCATCATCGCCGTCGGCGTCAACAGTGACGGCCGGCGCGAAGTCCTCGGTATGGCGATCGGCCATTCCGAAGCGGAGGTCTTCTGGACCGACTTTCTGCGCAGCCTTGCCCGCCGCGGCTTGCGCGGCGTGAAGCTGGTCATCTCCGATGCCCACGAGGGCATCAAAGCATCCGTCGCCAAGGTGTTCAGCGCAACCTGGCAACGCTGCCGCGTCCATTTTATGCGCAACGCCCTGGCCCATGCGGGCAAAAGCGGCCGCCGGGTCGTGTCGGCGTTCATTGCCACCGCCTTCGCCCAGAACACCCCGGAAACCGCCAAAGTCCAGTGGCGCAGCGTTGCCGATCAGCTACGCCCCACCGTGCCAAAACTCGCTGCTCTGATGGACAGCGCGGAGGAAGATGTGCTGGCCTATATGACCTTCCCAGCGCAACATCGCACAAAGCTGCACAGCAACAACCCGATCGAGCGGCTCAATGGCGAGATCAAGCGACGCACCGATGTCGTCGGCATCTTTCCCAACGAAGAGGCTATCACCCGTCTCGTGGGCGCGATCCTGCTGGAGCAGAATGATGAATGGGCGGTCCAGCGCTCCCGCTACATGACACTTGAGAGCGTCTCGGGATTAAGCGATAATGCCATCATCACGTTGCCTGCCATGGCAGCATGA
- a CDS encoding IS110 family transposase, giving the protein MEDVMGVFAALDVSQEETAICLVGAEGEILAEAKVPTCPDAIADWLAKRAADVERVGMETGPLAVWLWNALTKRRVPIICLDARHANAVLKMMPNKTDRHDARGLAQIVRTGWFKAARIKSHEAYVNRAMLTARDTLVGMRVKLENEIRGLLKTFGVMFGKRVGGFKRRATEIITGELAVAPELIPIFEALMHARSEILARIAALDGKIRAVAKQHGTVRLLMTAPGVGPITAMAVTAAFDDAERFNRSSSAGAYLGLTPRRYESGEISRNGRISKSGDRFARKCLYEAANAILSRKLGGPRLREWAQAIAGRTGPRKAKVALARKLAVTLHAMWRTNTTFREAAMA; this is encoded by the coding sequence GTGGAGGACGTTATGGGAGTTTTTGCAGCACTGGATGTGTCACAGGAGGAGACGGCGATTTGCCTGGTTGGGGCGGAAGGTGAGATTCTCGCGGAGGCGAAGGTGCCGACCTGCCCTGACGCGATAGCCGACTGGCTAGCGAAGCGCGCCGCGGATGTCGAACGGGTGGGAATGGAGACAGGTCCCCTTGCCGTCTGGCTCTGGAACGCGCTGACGAAGCGGCGTGTCCCGATCATTTGCCTGGATGCGCGTCACGCTAATGCGGTCCTCAAAATGATGCCAAATAAAACCGACAGACATGATGCTCGCGGCTTGGCTCAGATTGTCCGCACAGGTTGGTTCAAGGCTGCCCGGATAAAGAGTCATGAGGCCTATGTTAACCGGGCGATGCTGACAGCGCGCGATACGCTGGTTGGCATGCGTGTGAAGCTTGAAAATGAGATCAGAGGGTTGCTGAAAACGTTTGGCGTGATGTTCGGAAAACGGGTTGGGGGCTTCAAACGCCGTGCGACGGAGATCATCACAGGCGAGCTGGCAGTCGCACCGGAGCTCATACCTATCTTTGAAGCGTTGATGCACGCCCGGAGTGAAATTCTAGCCCGTATTGCCGCTCTCGATGGCAAAATCCGGGCGGTAGCCAAACAGCATGGTACGGTACGTCTTTTGATGACAGCGCCGGGAGTCGGACCGATCACCGCGATGGCGGTAACTGCAGCATTCGACGACGCCGAACGCTTCAACCGATCTTCCAGCGCGGGCGCTTATCTCGGTCTGACGCCAAGGCGCTACGAATCTGGCGAAATCAGCCGGAACGGGCGCATCTCGAAAAGCGGTGACAGGTTCGCTCGAAAATGCCTGTACGAAGCAGCAAATGCGATCTTGTCTCGAAAGCTTGGCGGCCCTCGCCTGCGTGAGTGGGCACAGGCGATCGCAGGCCGAACCGGGCCTCGCAAAGCGAAAGTCGCCCTGGCCAGGAAGCTGGCGGTAACATTGCACGCAATGTGGCGTACCAACACGACCTTCCGGGAGGCGGCCATGGCCTGA
- a CDS encoding IS1380-like element ISSp1 family transposase: protein MNDDIASSFGFPAVGRKKITAAFDGGRLTSDGGVLLLAQAERAMGICQRLAACIADPRDPARVIHRLDDILRARVFAIACGYEDADDLDALRDDPGFRLALGKLPESGAGLASQPTMSRWENAPTTRELASMMAAMIDIYCASYPAPPTAVTLDIDDTCDVVHGYQQLSFWNGHHGERCFLPIHIYDTATGRPVAMLLRTGKTPSGKEAAGHIRRLVRHLRRNWPDTHITIRGDGHYGRPEVMAYCDAARVDYVFGLPTNSALRADPAIVAVADACAVKRAQRQCPVLRNYAETRYGAKTWKCQRRVVARIEASTLGMDIRYVVTSLATGSAEHIYDTLYCARGQAENLIKRHKSQLASDRTSCRSANANQMRLILHTAAYWLLWRIQQAMPRTAALASAEFTTLRLRLLKVAARVVESASRIRIAFASACPDADLFRALVLRLKPAPT, encoded by the coding sequence ATGAACGATGATATCGCAAGCTCATTTGGATTCCCAGCAGTCGGCCGCAAGAAAATCACAGCTGCGTTCGACGGTGGCCGGCTTACCTCGGATGGCGGTGTTCTACTGCTTGCACAGGCCGAGCGCGCGATGGGGATTTGCCAGCGCCTGGCGGCTTGTATTGCCGATCCGCGCGATCCAGCGCGGGTGATCCATCGCCTGGATGACATTCTGCGTGCCCGTGTGTTCGCGATTGCGTGCGGCTATGAGGATGCCGATGATCTCGATGCTCTGCGCGACGATCCAGGCTTCCGCCTGGCGCTCGGCAAGCTGCCGGAATCGGGCGCGGGGCTGGCCAGCCAACCGACGATGAGCCGGTGGGAAAATGCACCGACTACGCGCGAACTGGCCAGCATGATGGCCGCGATGATCGACATCTACTGCGCCAGCTATCCCGCCCCTCCGACAGCGGTCACGCTGGATATCGACGACACGTGCGACGTCGTGCATGGCTATCAACAGCTCTCGTTCTGGAACGGGCATCATGGGGAGCGCTGCTTCCTACCGATCCATATCTACGACACCGCGACCGGCAGGCCGGTGGCCATGCTGCTGCGCACAGGCAAGACGCCTTCTGGAAAGGAGGCGGCGGGGCACATCCGACGCCTGGTGCGTCACCTGCGCCGTAATTGGCCCGATACCCACATCACTATCCGCGGCGACGGGCACTATGGTCGACCCGAGGTCATGGCCTACTGCGATGCGGCCCGCGTCGATTACGTGTTCGGCCTGCCCACCAATTCAGCGCTGCGCGCCGATCCCGCCATTGTTGCGGTCGCCGATGCCTGCGCGGTCAAGCGCGCCCAGCGTCAGTGTCCCGTCCTGCGCAACTATGCCGAGACCCGCTATGGGGCAAAGACCTGGAAGTGCCAGCGTCGCGTCGTTGCACGGATCGAGGCCAGCACGCTGGGCATGGACATCCGCTATGTCGTCACCTCGTTGGCAACAGGATCGGCCGAGCACATCTACGACACGCTCTACTGCGCGCGTGGTCAGGCCGAGAACCTGATCAAGCGCCACAAGTCCCAGCTCGCCAGCGACCGAACCTCGTGCCGCTCGGCCAATGCCAATCAGATGCGCCTGATACTGCACACTGCCGCATACTGGCTGCTATGGCGCATCCAGCAGGCGATGCCCAGGACCGCTGCTCTGGCAAGCGCGGAGTTTACCACCTTGCGCCTGCGGCTGCTCAAGGTCGCTGCGCGCGTCGTAGAAAGTGCTAGCCGCATCCGCATTGCCTTCGCTTCCGCCTGTCCGGATGCCGACCTGTTCCGCGCCCTCGTTCTCCGGCTGAAGCCTGCGCCGACGTAG
- a CDS encoding lasso peptide biosynthesis B2 protein, whose translation MAAAVAKLQRRIQLSRGQECSSNISSLVGSYRLIDLLLSAENRCLVRSFALARSLTRYGVPFNLVIGVRTGPFGAHCWVQKGESSVSDHRDKAREYVPVLIL comes from the coding sequence TTGGCTGCGGCAGTCGCAAAGTTGCAACGACGGATTCAACTAAGTCGTGGGCAAGAATGCTCCAGTAATATTAGCAGTTTGGTTGGATCCTACCGGCTCATCGATCTGCTTCTCTCGGCCGAAAACCGTTGTCTGGTGCGGTCATTCGCACTTGCCAGATCCCTGACCAGATATGGTGTGCCATTCAATCTCGTAATCGGCGTCCGTACGGGCCCATTCGGCGCGCATTGCTGGGTTCAAAAGGGCGAAAGCAGCGTCAGCGACCATCGCGACAAGGCGCGTGAATATGTGCCGGTGCTGATCCTGTGA